The following coding sequences lie in one Alicyclobacillus curvatus genomic window:
- a CDS encoding stage II sporulation protein M has translation MKTSWEDRQWWVWALCCLLLFAGYIAGATWPGRFASLLSPSLDQLRRLALQSGMFHSVFRTIGVIFVHNLFAALVVMVVSGIITAGIYPAWAMWMNGLTLGYVIATESHQLGVPEWRIFAFGVLPHGLFELPAFVWCGVLGIHLGYVAVQSVWYRLQTSVFRVQPAYDRSDGVFRREFRHTLRLLPYPIGLLLVAATIEGTITPHLLVSHIHHIPGAL, from the coding sequence ATGAAAACCTCGTGGGAAGATCGGCAATGGTGGGTTTGGGCCTTGTGCTGCCTGCTCCTTTTCGCTGGATATATTGCAGGAGCGACTTGGCCGGGGCGCTTCGCGAGCCTTTTATCGCCGAGCCTCGACCAACTGCGGCGACTTGCCTTGCAGTCAGGCATGTTTCACTCCGTATTTCGGACCATCGGCGTTATCTTTGTGCACAACCTCTTTGCTGCCCTCGTTGTGATGGTTGTGTCAGGTATTATCACGGCAGGTATTTATCCCGCTTGGGCGATGTGGATGAATGGACTGACTTTGGGCTACGTCATCGCAACTGAGTCGCACCAGCTCGGCGTACCTGAATGGCGCATTTTCGCGTTCGGCGTACTCCCACATGGATTGTTCGAGCTGCCCGCGTTTGTATGGTGTGGTGTCTTAGGTATTCACTTGGGTTATGTTGCTGTCCAGTCAGTGTGGTACCGGCTGCAAACGTCCGTGTTCCGCGTGCAACCGGCTTACGACCGATCCGATGGTGTCTTTCGGCGTGAATTTCGCCACACCTTGCGGCTCTTGCCATACCCCATCGGCCTGCTCTTGGTTGCAGCAACCATCGAAGGAACCATCACGCCGCATCTGCTTGTGAGCCATATTCATCACATTCCAGGTGCTTTGTGA
- the rocF gene encoding arginase, translating into MTELRIIGAPSDLGQGRRGVDMGPSAIRYAGLLEKLRSLGCDVKDLGNIDVPMPEMHTVKDEKLKYLDEVIRVSEALYTSVKKVVEDGHVPIILGGDHSISIGSVAGVASKYRNVGVIWFDAHGDMNTEETTPSGNIHGMPLAVALGYGHKQLLNIGGFTPKVNPQNVVLVGARSVDSDEVRLIRESGIKVYTMTEIDRAGMGPVMEEAIEIAGNGTDGIHLSLDLDALDPMFAPGVGTPVHGGVTYREGHLAMELLAASNRLVSVDVVEVNPILDNRNRTAEMAVELVESLFGKTVV; encoded by the coding sequence ATGACTGAACTTCGAATTATTGGAGCCCCATCTGATTTGGGACAGGGTCGACGCGGTGTCGACATGGGGCCGAGCGCCATTCGCTATGCGGGTCTTTTGGAGAAATTAAGGTCACTCGGTTGCGACGTGAAGGACCTCGGCAATATCGACGTTCCGATGCCTGAGATGCACACCGTGAAGGACGAAAAGTTAAAGTACCTCGATGAGGTCATCCGCGTGTCAGAGGCATTGTACACTTCCGTAAAGAAAGTTGTTGAAGATGGCCATGTGCCCATTATCCTCGGAGGTGACCACAGCATCTCCATTGGCAGCGTCGCCGGCGTCGCATCAAAATACCGTAACGTCGGGGTCATATGGTTCGATGCGCACGGAGATATGAATACGGAGGAAACCACCCCGTCTGGTAACATTCACGGCATGCCGCTTGCAGTTGCACTTGGGTACGGGCATAAGCAACTCCTGAACATCGGAGGGTTTACGCCAAAAGTCAATCCTCAGAATGTCGTTCTCGTCGGAGCGCGGTCTGTTGACAGCGATGAAGTTCGCCTTATCCGTGAATCTGGTATTAAGGTGTACACGATGACGGAAATTGACAGGGCCGGGATGGGCCCGGTCATGGAAGAGGCGATTGAGATTGCTGGCAATGGCACAGATGGAATTCATCTCAGCCTCGATCTCGATGCACTCGATCCGATGTTCGCCCCGGGCGTAGGCACTCCCGTCCACGGCGGCGTAACGTACCGCGAGGGTCATCTGGCCATGGAACTTCTGGCTGCATCGAATCGATTGGTATCGGTCGACGTTGTTGAGGTCAATCCGATTCTCGATAACCGCAACCGAACTGCTGAGATGGCCGTCGAGTTGGTTGAGTCTCTGTTTGGTAAAACGGTGGTTTGA
- the pdaB gene encoding polysaccharide deacetylase family sporulation protein PdaB, with protein sequence MHMRARRTLFLLTLIATVFMGMMSPVSTPLYAQAKETQAKPHAIYKVDTDKKAVALTFDISWGNKTPEPVLEILKEKHVTKATFFLSGPWTLRHPEIAKDIKEMGFEIGNHGNLHKDFSNYPDSWIRQQVQLSEKAIKQVTNVKTRLIRTPNGDFNPRVIQCLNGMGYTVIQWNTDSLDWKNPGVTAITNRVLNRAVPGDIILMHASDSSKQITQALPQIIDGLKAKGYQFVTVSELLTQAKVKTQVQ encoded by the coding sequence ATGCACATGCGTGCCAGACGTACATTGTTTCTGCTCACACTAATTGCAACCGTCTTCATGGGCATGATGTCCCCTGTCAGTACACCGCTGTATGCGCAGGCCAAAGAAACACAAGCCAAACCGCATGCAATTTACAAAGTCGACACAGACAAGAAGGCTGTCGCCCTGACGTTTGACATCTCCTGGGGTAACAAAACACCTGAACCCGTGCTCGAGATTTTGAAAGAAAAACACGTGACAAAAGCCACGTTTTTCTTGAGCGGTCCGTGGACATTGCGGCACCCGGAAATCGCCAAGGACATCAAAGAGATGGGCTTTGAAATCGGGAATCACGGCAATCTGCACAAAGATTTTTCAAACTATCCCGATTCCTGGATAAGGCAACAGGTTCAGTTGTCTGAGAAAGCAATTAAACAGGTCACGAACGTCAAGACAAGACTCATCCGGACTCCAAACGGGGACTTTAACCCGAGAGTCATTCAGTGCCTGAACGGCATGGGTTACACGGTCATCCAGTGGAACACTGACTCACTCGATTGGAAGAACCCGGGCGTGACGGCAATTACCAACCGGGTCCTAAACCGTGCGGTTCCCGGTGACATCATTCTCATGCACGCCAGCGATTCTTCAAAACAAATCACGCAGGCCTTGCCACAAATTATTGATGGACTGAAAGCAAAAGGTTACCAGTTTGTTACGGTGTCGGAACTCCTCACACAGGCAAAGGTTAAAACACAGGTTCAATGA
- a CDS encoding SGNH/GDSL hydrolase family protein has product MLYVALGDSVTYGYSSTNPSKSFVQRFARGISKQEKVNVFLHARPGWTSTKLVKATKALQPTLFDEAKIVTLMVGGNDLLRSSPFLLNGNHAHLIKVADRYYQNLVSIVEMVKRPQSKFIIATLYNPFPNSILATEYTKLVNDCVRKVAHRYRLLIADVDARFDGREARLVEGYRRGTIRDFRIVGNPIHPNDAGHGAIAQVLMAVYRRASAKDMARGGKLKRAQK; this is encoded by the coding sequence TTGCTGTACGTAGCGCTGGGTGACTCAGTGACCTACGGCTATTCATCGACCAATCCGAGCAAATCGTTTGTCCAGCGATTTGCTCGAGGCATCTCGAAACAGGAGAAAGTCAATGTGTTTCTTCACGCGCGGCCAGGGTGGACGTCAACAAAACTGGTCAAAGCCACAAAAGCACTGCAGCCGACGTTGTTTGATGAGGCAAAAATCGTCACTTTAATGGTGGGCGGCAATGACCTCTTGCGCTCCTCTCCGTTTTTGTTAAATGGGAATCACGCTCATCTTATCAAGGTGGCGGACCGCTATTATCAAAATTTGGTCAGCATCGTTGAAATGGTGAAACGCCCACAGAGCAAATTCATCATTGCGACCTTATACAACCCGTTTCCAAATTCAATCCTTGCGACAGAGTACACAAAGCTCGTTAATGACTGCGTTCGCAAGGTCGCACATCGTTATCGGCTCTTGATAGCCGATGTTGATGCCAGGTTTGACGGTCGCGAAGCCCGTCTTGTCGAAGGTTACCGGCGCGGGACGATTCGGGATTTTCGCATTGTGGGAAACCCAATTCATCCAAATGATGCCGGCCACGGGGCAATTGCCCAAGTGCTGATGGCGGTCTATCGGCGGGCCAGCGCGAAAGACATGGCACGCGGGGGAAAATTGAAACGAGCCCAGAAGTAG
- a CDS encoding phosphoglucosamine mutase: MTRMFGTDGVRGVANQELTPELAFRLGRVGAYVLTEGVSGARIVVGKDTRVSSDMLEAALVSGILSVGVDVLQLGVISTPGVAYLTRHLRADAGVMISASHNPVEDNGIKFFGGDGFKLLDAVEDQIEALIDESETLPRPIGSSVGRLYQEPALEVYRKFLMGTVKHRFDGLHIVLDCANGAAYNLAPSVFERLGAKVTSLYMQPDGTNINVGCGSTHPHVVQRAVLEHQADLGLAFDGDADRVIAVDGTGQMVDGDYIMAICAEALHRRGELKNNAVAATVMSNLGFMQAMKDLGIRVQTTAVGDRYVMEAMREEALVLGGEQSGHIIFLNHTTTGDGVLTALQLVDMMVDASKPLSELRQVMTRYPQILENVRVTDKTLWRDRDRIQQALAAGKVSLGESGRLLVRESGTEPIVRVMAEGPNEQLLQECVHQIATVIREEIGV, translated from the coding sequence TTGACTCGCATGTTTGGTACAGATGGTGTACGCGGTGTTGCAAATCAAGAGCTCACGCCAGAATTGGCATTTCGCTTAGGGCGTGTGGGGGCGTACGTACTTACGGAGGGCGTTTCGGGCGCCCGCATCGTCGTTGGCAAGGACACCCGGGTGTCCAGCGACATGCTTGAAGCTGCACTCGTCAGCGGCATTCTTTCAGTCGGGGTCGATGTGTTGCAACTCGGTGTCATCAGTACACCGGGTGTCGCTTATTTGACACGTCATTTGCGTGCCGACGCTGGTGTGATGATATCGGCATCCCACAATCCGGTTGAAGACAACGGCATCAAATTTTTCGGCGGAGACGGGTTCAAGTTGCTCGACGCGGTCGAGGACCAAATTGAAGCACTCATTGACGAGAGCGAGACACTTCCACGCCCCATCGGCAGTTCCGTTGGGCGACTGTATCAAGAACCCGCTCTCGAGGTATACCGAAAGTTCTTGATGGGTACAGTGAAGCATCGTTTCGACGGACTGCACATTGTACTCGACTGTGCAAACGGGGCTGCGTACAATCTTGCACCGTCCGTCTTTGAGCGGCTTGGGGCGAAAGTGACATCACTTTATATGCAACCGGATGGCACCAACATCAATGTCGGGTGCGGATCTACCCATCCTCATGTGGTCCAGAGAGCGGTTTTGGAGCATCAAGCAGACCTTGGTTTGGCGTTTGACGGAGATGCGGACCGCGTCATCGCGGTGGATGGCACAGGTCAGATGGTGGACGGAGATTACATCATGGCAATCTGTGCCGAGGCTTTGCACCGTCGCGGCGAGCTGAAAAACAATGCAGTGGCAGCGACAGTCATGAGTAACCTCGGGTTTATGCAAGCGATGAAAGACCTAGGTATTCGTGTGCAGACCACCGCTGTCGGTGACCGCTACGTGATGGAAGCTATGCGTGAGGAAGCGTTGGTTCTCGGTGGTGAGCAATCTGGTCATATCATTTTCCTCAATCACACGACGACAGGGGACGGGGTTTTAACCGCTTTGCAGCTGGTCGATATGATGGTTGATGCCAGCAAGCCACTGTCTGAACTCCGTCAGGTCATGACCAGGTACCCACAAATCCTTGAAAATGTACGGGTCACGGACAAAACACTTTGGCGCGACAGAGACCGAATTCAGCAAGCTCTTGCAGCAGGGAAAGTGAGTCTCGGTGAGAGCGGTCGCCTCTTGGTGCGGGAATCCGGTACGGAGCCGATTGTTCGGGTTATGGCAGAAGGTCCGAACGAACAGTTGCTGCAGGAGTGCGTCCATCAGATTGCCACCGTCATCCGAGAAGAAATTGGCGTGTAA
- a CDS encoding KinB-signaling pathway activation protein, whose product MRLNQFIFLIVSTVVLGAVAGIMTSVLGLWLHVPWFVGLVSGAFLATTSLMGFWAYLTLNFIAAMTLPRRVWRWTQGLILVLVLYDMLWWRYHIDTVRHPANHTALSAYLIQGLWPLAVAIVAAVVKRRLSGRGSFLPSVFYLYVFTIVDWLLVIRAESAGAIVNQTGLVMMVCNVYLLLIYGKLLSTEARQAVWAKQAEDRVQYRERVKLAKAQAKADKKQQRREKKAQAQVQGTENP is encoded by the coding sequence ATGCGTTTAAACCAATTTATCTTTTTGATTGTCAGCACTGTTGTTCTCGGTGCTGTTGCCGGAATAATGACCAGCGTTTTGGGGCTGTGGCTGCACGTCCCATGGTTTGTCGGGCTCGTATCTGGAGCCTTCCTGGCAACCACAAGTTTGATGGGGTTTTGGGCCTATCTCACGTTGAACTTTATCGCAGCCATGACTCTCCCACGGCGAGTGTGGAGGTGGACACAAGGGCTAATTCTTGTCCTCGTCCTCTATGACATGTTGTGGTGGCGGTATCATATTGATACCGTAAGACATCCAGCGAACCACACGGCGCTAAGTGCGTATCTCATTCAGGGATTGTGGCCACTCGCGGTCGCCATTGTCGCGGCGGTTGTTAAGCGGCGCTTGTCGGGGCGAGGAAGTTTCCTTCCGTCTGTGTTCTATCTCTATGTGTTTACCATTGTCGATTGGCTGCTGGTTATCCGAGCGGAGTCGGCGGGTGCAATTGTCAATCAAACAGGCCTTGTGATGATGGTCTGCAATGTATACCTGTTGCTTATCTACGGAAAGCTCTTGTCCACGGAGGCACGGCAAGCGGTATGGGCGAAACAGGCCGAGGACAGAGTGCAGTATCGAGAACGCGTGAAATTGGCCAAGGCCCAAGCGAAGGCAGACAAGAAACAACAACGCCGCGAAAAAAAAGCCCAGGCGCAGGTTCAGGGAACCGAAAATCCCTGA
- the glmS gene encoding glutamine--fructose-6-phosphate transaminase (isomerizing) has translation MCGIVGYIGPRHVQDVVVGGLAKLEYRGYDSAGIATLSNGQISIVKAVGRLGNLEDKLLTEAVVGELGIGHTRWATHGRPSDENAHPHQDCHGRFAVVHNGIVENYVQIREELIAKGHRFQSETDTEVIAHLMEELYNGDFAATVLAVTQRIRGAYALVVMAEDHPDTLIAVRKSSPLIVGLGEGENFIASDIPAILEYTRDVYVLADGELAIVRRDGVTCYPLNGAVTMAELRPVEKEVLHVTWDAVSAERGGFEHFMLKEIHEQPKAIRDTLTGRVAENLDSVQLPELSFTKEYLEAIDRIHIVACGTSWHAGLVGKDAIEKMAKIPVEIDVASEYRYRDALITPRTLVIIITQSGETADTLAALRDSKMKGLRVLAITNVVGSSAAREADDVLITWAGPEIAVASTKAYTTQLVALYLLAAYLGQERGTLAADDKAELLSALDGLPAVAEQVLDAAPRIEQFAKDYQEARDTFFIGRGLDYSVSLEGALKLKEISYIHAEAYAAGELKHGTLALITEGVPVIALATQTDLYEKTLSNIKEVKARDAFVLGLTWAGDEELKKSVDEVIYLPRTSPLIAPIAAVIPLQLLAYYAAVVRGNDVDKPRNLAKSVTVE, from the coding sequence ATGTGCGGTATTGTCGGTTACATCGGTCCACGCCACGTCCAAGACGTGGTGGTAGGTGGCCTCGCCAAGTTGGAGTATCGCGGTTATGACTCAGCAGGGATTGCAACACTCAGTAATGGTCAGATCTCTATTGTGAAAGCTGTCGGACGGTTGGGGAACCTGGAGGATAAACTGTTGACAGAAGCTGTCGTGGGGGAACTTGGAATCGGCCACACGCGGTGGGCGACTCATGGCAGACCATCCGATGAGAATGCTCATCCGCATCAGGACTGCCATGGCAGGTTTGCGGTTGTGCATAACGGGATCGTCGAAAACTACGTCCAAATCCGCGAGGAATTGATAGCAAAGGGGCACCGTTTTCAATCGGAAACGGACACAGAAGTGATTGCTCATCTGATGGAAGAACTCTACAATGGTGATTTTGCCGCAACGGTGCTTGCAGTTACACAGCGCATCCGCGGAGCCTACGCACTCGTTGTCATGGCCGAAGACCACCCGGATACGTTAATCGCGGTGCGTAAATCCAGTCCGCTGATTGTTGGCCTCGGTGAAGGGGAGAACTTTATCGCCTCCGACATTCCTGCCATTCTCGAGTACACAAGGGACGTCTACGTGCTCGCCGACGGTGAGCTGGCGATTGTCCGCAGGGACGGTGTTACGTGTTACCCACTAAACGGTGCCGTCACGATGGCTGAACTGCGCCCTGTTGAGAAAGAGGTCTTGCACGTCACTTGGGATGCAGTGTCAGCAGAACGCGGCGGATTCGAGCATTTCATGCTCAAAGAGATTCACGAACAGCCGAAAGCCATTCGAGATACCTTAACGGGGCGGGTCGCAGAGAACCTTGACTCGGTACAACTCCCGGAGTTGTCCTTTACAAAGGAGTACTTAGAAGCCATTGACCGCATCCACATCGTTGCGTGTGGCACCTCCTGGCACGCGGGGCTCGTCGGTAAGGACGCCATCGAGAAAATGGCGAAGATCCCGGTCGAGATAGACGTTGCTTCCGAATATCGGTATCGCGATGCGCTGATTACTCCGCGCACACTTGTCATCATCATCACGCAGTCCGGGGAGACTGCCGATACCCTAGCGGCGCTTCGCGACAGCAAGATGAAAGGACTGCGTGTTCTTGCCATTACAAACGTCGTCGGCAGCTCAGCGGCGAGAGAAGCGGATGACGTTCTCATCACATGGGCGGGGCCGGAAATCGCTGTTGCGTCGACAAAGGCATATACCACGCAGCTCGTTGCTTTGTACCTGCTCGCCGCTTATCTCGGTCAGGAGCGGGGGACGCTTGCTGCGGATGACAAGGCCGAATTGCTCAGTGCACTGGATGGGCTCCCCGCCGTCGCGGAGCAGGTCCTCGATGCGGCACCGCGGATTGAACAGTTTGCAAAGGATTATCAAGAGGCGAGGGACACCTTTTTCATTGGCCGCGGTCTTGATTATTCCGTCTCTCTTGAAGGTGCGCTGAAGCTTAAAGAGATTTCCTACATTCACGCGGAAGCCTACGCTGCCGGGGAGCTGAAACATGGTACGCTCGCTCTGATTACCGAAGGTGTACCAGTGATTGCGCTGGCAACGCAGACAGACCTCTATGAGAAGACACTTAGCAACATCAAGGAAGTGAAGGCTCGCGACGCCTTTGTGCTCGGGCTTACGTGGGCTGGCGACGAGGAACTGAAAAAATCAGTGGATGAGGTCATCTACCTACCGCGTACTTCGCCTTTGATTGCGCCGATTGCTGCTGTGATACCTCTTCAACTACTCGCGTACTATGCAGCTGTCGTCCGCGGCAATGACGTCGACAAGCCGCGTAACCTCGCCAAAAGCGTCACCGTCGAGTAG
- the cdaA gene encoding diadenylate cyclase CdaA produces MDAWLSAIERFNVLNAIDIIIVAYLLYRLLLLIRGTRAVQLLQGVIVILLATGLSSLLHLTTVNWLLNKILTLGLFAIPIVFQPELRRALEQVGRGGFFSLSFRSTAPEETQQLIAEIVKSTQVLAKAKIGALIVIERETGLTEYIETGTLVEGLVSSQLLINTFIPNTPLHDGAVVVRGRRLVSAGCFLPLTENRNLDKELGTRHRAALGVTEQSDAVAVVVSEESGKISIAVDGVLTRDLSENALFELLQTLLTPRRTRRLHLLGRKAES; encoded by the coding sequence TTGGATGCGTGGCTCAGTGCAATCGAGCGGTTCAACGTCTTGAACGCCATTGATATCATTATCGTGGCGTATCTTCTATATCGGCTCCTGCTGCTTATCCGGGGTACGCGGGCGGTGCAGCTTCTGCAGGGTGTCATCGTCATCTTATTGGCGACGGGTCTGAGCAGTTTGCTGCATTTGACCACAGTGAATTGGCTCTTAAACAAGATCCTGACGCTGGGGCTATTTGCGATTCCGATTGTGTTCCAGCCCGAGTTGCGTCGAGCGCTTGAACAGGTCGGACGCGGCGGATTTTTCTCGCTGTCTTTCCGAAGTACGGCGCCTGAAGAGACGCAGCAACTGATAGCGGAAATCGTGAAATCCACCCAGGTGCTGGCGAAGGCAAAGATTGGGGCACTTATCGTCATTGAACGCGAAACTGGACTGACAGAATATATCGAGACCGGTACACTTGTTGAGGGATTGGTGAGCTCGCAGTTGCTCATTAATACGTTCATCCCAAATACCCCTTTACACGACGGCGCCGTGGTCGTTCGTGGACGCAGGCTCGTGTCTGCCGGGTGCTTCTTGCCGCTTACGGAGAACCGAAATCTCGACAAAGAACTTGGCACGAGACATCGGGCCGCACTTGGTGTGACCGAGCAATCTGATGCCGTTGCTGTGGTTGTCTCTGAGGAGTCAGGGAAGATTTCGATTGCAGTCGATGGCGTGCTCACCCGTGATTTAAGTGAGAACGCGCTGTTTGAGTTGCTGCAAACGCTCCTTACCCCAAGGCGCACAAGGCGGTTGCACTTGCTGGGAAGAAAGGCGGAATCGTAG